The sequence ATCACGATGCGGTCGGGCCGGAGCGAGTCCTCGATCGCCGAGCCCTCGCGGAGGAACTCGGGGTTCGAGACCACGTCGAACTCGACCGGCGCGGCCTGGTGCTTCTGGACGATCTCGCGGACCAGGTCACCGGTCCCCACCGGGACCGTCGACTTGTTGACGATGACCTTGTAGCGGTCCATGGCGCGCCCGATCCCCCGCGCCACCTCCTCCACCGCGGAGAGGTCCGTCTCGCCGTTGGCCTTCGCGGGGGTCCCGACGGCAATGAAGATAATCTCGGAGCGCCTGACGCCCTCCGCGAGGTCCGTGGTAAAGCTGAGGCGCCCGTCGGCCATGTTCCGGGTCACCATCTCTTCCAGGCCCGGCTCGTAGATCGGCATCCGCCCCTGCTTCAGGCCCTCGATCTTCGCCTTCACCTTGTCCACGCAGATGATGTCGTTGCCGAGGTCGGCGAACACGGCCCCGGTCACCAAGCCCACGTACCCGGTCCCTACGACGCAAATGTTCATGCCGGCTCCGTCTCCTCAGGAAAGGTCGCGATGCGAAAGGCGGTTTCTAACTATAGCAGAGCAATTCTGGCGGGAGCAAGGAGCGGGTCCGTCAGGCGGCGAGCGCGAGCAGCGTGTGAAGGAGCACGTTGGCGCCGCGCTCGATGTCTTCCCAGTCGCTGGCTTCGTCGGGCCGGTGGCTCCTGCCGCCCTTCGACGGGATGAAGATCATTCCGGCCTCCGTCACCGTGGCGAGGTTCTGGGCGTCGTGCCCGGCGCCCGAGGGCATGCGCTGGAAGGCGAGCCCCAGCGCGCGGCAGGCCGACTCGACGGCCGCCCGGACGCGGGGCGC is a genomic window of Candidatus Rokuibacteriota bacterium containing:
- a CDS encoding UDP-glucose/GDP-mannose dehydrogenase family protein; translation: MNICVVGTGYVGLVTGAVFADLGNDIICVDKVKAKIEGLKQGRMPIYEPGLEEMVTRNMADGRLSFTTDLAEGVRRSEIIFIAVGTPAKANGETDLSAVEEVARGIGRAMDRYKVIVNKSTVPVGTGDLVREIVQKHQAAPVEFDVVSNPEFLREGSAIEDSLRPDRIV